The Tachysurus fulvidraco isolate hzauxx_2018 chromosome 10, HZAU_PFXX_2.0, whole genome shotgun sequence genome segment tgttCCAGAAAGATATTGTCTCCTTGCTATACGTTACTGCTTATTGGAGTAACATAGTAGGATATATCCACTGGAAAAGAGTATGGATGCTTTCACATTCCTTTTCTCTgtctatctaaaaaaaaacagtgttttattttggatGGATGATGTGTTGGGATTTTCTGACTACAGTCctgctgaaaaaaattatttttttaataatgaaaataactCTGTTATTGAGGGGGGCAtggttgcttagtggttagcacatttgcctcacacctccagggttgggggttcgattcccacctctgccttgtgtgtgtggcgtctccccgtgcctcgggggtttcctccgggtactccggtttcctccctcggtgatgcatggtaggttgattggcatctctggaaaattgtccgtagtgtgtgattgcgtgagtgaatgagagtgtgtgtgtgccctgtgatgggttggcactccatccagggtgtatcctgccttgatgcccaatgacgcctgaaataggcacaagAAGTTCgtgtgacccaagaagttcggataagcggtagaatgaACTCTGTTATTGGCAAAATTCCACATTCACAAATCGAAATACTCTAACTCCAGACCTCTTATTGCTGTTTTTAAGAATTTAAGCAATACCTTTTCTCTATTTTCGATGACTTGTAATtctctttgttctgttttgaatTTGACATCCCACTTATATTCTTGTTtgtttgacattttttattactatgtttcattttttatcGTTACCTTTTTTTCAGTTGCAGTTTTCTGATATGTCTGCTTGTCTAGATGTTGTGCACTATACTTTCTGTTTCTCAAGCAataattatacatacatacatacatacatacatacatacatacactagTGGTAGTGACACTAGGAAAATGTTTCTAAAACTTTACACAAGTGCATTTTCTGACAAATGAAAGAGACAACAGGAAAAGTTTATATTGTTGTTCTAGATGTCTGTTGTACTTAAAAAACTCCATGTGGCCTCCTAGTTACtttatttgcacatttcatataATTGAATCAAGTCAAACACCCTACCTAGtgaaaggacacacacacacacacacacacacacacacacacacacacacacagttctaagTGTACAGTTTTAGCTGGTGCTTGTGGTGCCTGATTGTGTCGCATATGCTCAAGAATGCCACACGCTTACCACGGTACAATTATACCGTGCATTTGCAAAGTGTTTTGTacaaaattgtataaaataaaatatgtgcttctttaaaagtgaaagatttattgattaattagaAAGTAGGCAAaaattttgtttgtgtaattacAACGTatacaaatgaaaaattaaGCTATGCaagttttatgtaaatattttatgtaaatattaagttttACTCAGATTTAAGCACAAAACACTTATCCAGTTTCAAAAGACGAGacaggtgttgattcattttctataacagcagattTAGCAAATAATAAGGCTAAAGATAACAAAAAAGACTATACTAATTGATATGGTAAAGATTTCAAttaggaaatgtttatttaacatttttggaaggagtcttaCATGTCAGAGCTTTTTCAATCTCACTAAGCTTTCACCATGGGACAAAGCAATTTGTGCATTCcacttttttgtcttatttacttCAAATGGGAAAAAAGACAGGCTGGTAAGCTCCCTGTTTATTGCTGTTATAACAAACAATTACAGAAAGTTACAGAAAATTGTAAGACATTGTTTTATGCAAGACACTCTATTTTCCTATAAAAACACAGCCAAcaagttgtgttttattcctgacttgtgtttgtattttaccTAAGCAGCCAACATTATTCACTTAGCAACAGGGCAACAAGTAGATGGGCAATAAGTGATGAGTAACACACCGTGGAATAATAAAAATGGGGTAATTTTATTATAGCAACAGAAAGAGGTGGAGATGTGATTCAGATGAGGGCTTTAAAATAATGCTTTATCAGGGACATTAAGTCTCATCTGGAGACTCAcaagtaaacaataaaatcctgagacataataaaatttatacagtacataccagCCGACTAAAGTCTGCACTACACATTTCTGTTCTAAAAGTTTAATCCCCTATCTAGGCCAAACCCCAGTAATGTTCCTGAGCATTTGCCTTTTGTTTTCAAATGAGAATGAAATTTGCCTTTTTCTAAAATACAGCCTCAGAGAATTTTTGAACGTATAATGAACCTTCATATGCAGTGATAGAATCTGCTATACAAAAATGCTTGGAGGCATGggtgttcactcacacacaaacacacgcacacaaacaaacaaacaaacacacaaacacacacacagaggtattTTGTTGTGCACATCATTTTTACTCTGTCTTCATGCTTGGTTTCTCTCTTTTAACTGCCCTGTGGATGCTGGGCAACACCTCAGTGTAGAGCAGGGTCCCCATGAAGACCACAGCTGTGCCAACCCAGTGCCAGGCTGTGAATGGATTCCGGAAGTACAATATAGAGATGATGAGGCTCAGGAATTTACGCAGAGTCACTACTAGTGTAACAGTAAGGGAGGTACACTCTGTGGTTAGGATGAATACACCCCGAATGCATATGTATCTGAGGAAGAAGCAGCGTTAAGGACTGAATTAAATGATAATGTTAAAAGGTTCTGTAATGACAGATGGATGTTTAAGCAGAGCAATAGCAcatcttagtgtgtgtgtatgtgtgtatacacccatcagccataacatttaaaacactaataggtgaaatgaataacattgattacaTTGGTACAATGGCACCTTTCAATGGGGTCATTCACCATAGGAAATGATGGTACCAGGAGACCGGTAGAGGAAGTTTGATGCTCTGGGCAAATGATCTGCTGTGAAACCTTGGATCTTgccattcatgtggatgttaattTGCCACGTAGCACCTACTgtacctaaacattgttgcagaccaactgcacctcttcacctcttcactatattccctaatggcagtggcctctttcagcaggataatgtgtTATGCCACACTGCAAAATTATTCAGgaatgttttaatattatggctgatcagtatgtgtgtgtgtgtgtgtgtgtgtgtgtgtgtgtgtgtgtgtgtttttatatatatatatatatatatatatatatatatatatatatatatatatacatacacacacacacacacacacacacacacacacacatatatatatatgtgtgtatatgtatatttgaaaatattgcCATATGTCAAAGGATACTGGGTGATAACATTCATCCCTAAATGCAACCACATAACTGGCACACTTTGACCAATCACAGGGATTTCCACAGGAGCTTCAAGAAAATGACATTAAGACACTTAGAGGAATAAGAGTAAATATCTGCTAGCATTATTCACATAGTAATAAAACTAGCACTTTCTaacctgtttgttgtatgtgtgtatttatagaagagaaaaaaaaactttgaacagtgttttaggctcatagtatcttaagtctgtaacctagtgaacccgagttaatgtattcaatgatagagacatCGATAGAGCACATTTGTACGTCGcgctggataagggtgtctgccaaatgctgtaaacttCAATGTAAATTGATGACATTTTCACGATTCATTCTTTTTTGGTTGAAAAAAAACCCCCTGCTTTATCATTTACCTGCAAATCCCAGGATCTTTCCTCAACCCAGCTCCTTCAGAATCAGTGTCAGTGGGAGAAAAAACTATATCATACTAAACAGCCAATTGCTCTAATTCACTGTTAGACCCCCAGCTCAAACACTTGAATATGAGGTGTATATAAATTAAAGCTGTCAACCTTAACGCGTTAACACATGCATTTAATACAATATCTTTATcgcattaaaataatttaactcAAATTAGGCAAATAAATGACAAACACATAAAGGTGCGTCATTAACATAATTTATCACATTTAGCATCTACAATGGCGCATGCACCAGTAACTCTGGTAGGCGGAAATTtctcttttaaaagaaaattggaTGGCACACTGGATAAACTCAAAGTTGTGTGCAAACACTGTAACGAAGAACTGGCCTGCCTACAAAGCTCATTTAGTTTAAAACatcatgtaaaagcaaaacacatCATAGGTTCTACTAGCAAACTGACCCACACTGGATCAGAGTACACGGCATGTGAGTAGACAAACGTCAGCTGTATGCTTCAGCAGCTGGTTAAATGTCGACTAGAAAAATAAGCTTCTGTAAGTTCTGTTTTAGTTTGGCAAGAaggaaattgaaattgaattgagatTAAAACTGTTCTGATGGATCGCTTTCCTTTCAACATTGTAAAATGttgtcaaaaaataaatatgttaaacaaaATAGTATATGTTTAATTTCAATATAAGTGTGCGATTAATCACAGTTAGTCACACAAAAAGTGCGCAATTAATCAcgattaaaacatttaatctaTTGACAGCCCTAATATAAATGGTAGTAAGACTCACTGGTTTGACTGAAGAGTACAGCATGTCTATAGATGTCAGTTGAGAGCAGCAGAAACCCTGGCAATGGCAAGCAATGctgaaaaaagcaaagaaactTTACTGGCAAAGGACTGGACCAGAAGATCCATATACCATAAATTTGATGCCACATTCACACCTGTAGCATTACTTTAATTTATTCTCTGTGTAAACAGTTCAAAATTCTGAGTGTGATATcaaatgtaaaattataatcAGATATTGGGATTTTTACCACGGTGCTTGAATTCTCAGATCTGTTCCTTTAATTCatttgttgattcattttctataacagcatggcTTAGAGACAACAGCTATAATCCACATATAATCTTGTCAAGACTTTAATGAATGCACTTGTGCTAATCTAATTTTTATAGTGGAGATTTATCCCCCACAGAAATGGATCCTCCACTTAAGTTAAATTTAACAATTAACAGATTAAAAAGTTTGttaattaacaaaaacattttatcgTTGATATGCTGAAGATTTCAGTAAGGAGActtactttacatttacatgaatgGACCGAGACAGGAGCTGTAAGCTAGCCTTTAAGGTAAATGTCTAATGATGGAGAACTTTTCTTGGTAACAAGCTGCCTTTGTCTTTATTTACTTCAAGAGTAAATGTCTTTAATCttaactttacttttttttacatattcaaAATTTCACTGGAACACAAATGCCATCCTAATCATGCTACACGCATTCATCACTAAGTCTGACGCTGTGAGGTACAAGCAACGGAGACACATTCGATTCGTTTGCTTTTGATCTGATCACTTGAGACCGGGTGTAAATACGACCTCTGATCTAATACGTCACAGAATatttcacttacattatagaAGAGAGCCTCCTTCGAGTGCTTGCCATACTGCTTGTACAGAGTCTCTTGAAAAATGCCCATTAAAGCAGACATTATTAGGGCAAACGTCAGCATACCAATACcttgaacaaaaaaacaaaaaaacttcagGCCTGTACACCGATGTAGTCTTTTAAACATTCTCTATAAACCTGTAATTTAAAACCAAACCTGTTGTTATATTGCAACAACATAAAAGATGCATAGGCCCACAGTTACCTAAAAGCCAGTGCAAGAAGATATACATTCCTTCCTCTTGTGTAGCAGCCTTTTCAGCACTCTAGCAAAACAATGTTAAGGAAAACAATCTAACAAAGGCAAATACATCTTTGCAAAACTGTGAATGAGATATAAAACTTTATACCACTCAGAAAAAAGATGGTAAAACATCGGTCCAGGTACTTACCACTTGTTTGGCCGACATGATGGTACAGATAAAGATGCCTACTGATACCAAAAATATGGAAAGGTATTTACTTGATGAATACCTGAACCAGAGACAAAACAGCACATTGGTAAGGATGTCCATGCTCAAAAATATTCGCATGgtgcatattaatattaaacaaaacgGTGAGCAATTGAATGTAAATATACCaaaatggaatggaatggaaatgaaatagaaactaagaaatgaataaaaaaaatcgtaTCTGTAGATATATAGCAAGAGTGTGAATATGTACATTCAAAAGcatgtttgtaatgtttgtaaAATCATTAATAAGTATTACACAGattaatttcattttccaaAAGAAAATCTTTTGTTTGTAGTTCAGAGGCTTTTGTGGAGATTAAGGGCGTTATGGTTGCCTCTGCCAGGAGCTTCAGACTTGGCTTTCAGGCTTGACTTTGAACAATCCAgtgtggattaaaaaaaaccccacaaaattAAGACCATCTAAGTCTCTGAATTTGATCCTTACTAAAAAGCTGTGAAGGCAAAAAACCACATGCACAAACCCAAAAATATAAAGAAGCTTATCTAGCCTACCTTTTTTTCAATATGATGATACCCAGTATCATGTTTGCTATTAAGGATccctgcaagaaaaaaaaagtcatttatatGGTTTATATTCTGATCCTGTTCAAAAAGGTGACTGCAAATAGATGGATTACTGAACAGATGTGTGAGACTTACAGATCTGAAGATCATGTGCAGTGGCATTGCGATGCTGAAGTTCAGGGCATAGTTGTTTATAACACTTACAGTGAAGAACATGGTCACCATTATCACATAGTttctataaagaaacaaaatacataGTTAATTAACACAGTTATTATTTCTGGACCAATAAAAATAGCTGCTGAAAATGTAAACTTGTTCTGAGCTGATCATTTCCGCTGCCAAAGCAGCACAGGTCGAGCTGCTCGAACTGGCACACCATCTTTTGTAGCTGGTAAATGATTTtctaatgtctttatttcttacTAAATTGTTATAATTGCCATactgttcttatttttattttctattagtGGTAATTCAGAAACTGCTTCCTCCTTTCTACCAGTATTTACTAGAAGGCAAAGATGGTATACAAGTTTGAGCAGCTTGacttttttgcatgtttttgcatgtttttgcatatgtgtgtgtgtgtgtgtatgtgtgtgtgtgtgtgtgtgtgtgtgtgtgtgtgtgtgtgtgtgtgtgtgtgtgtgtattcacagtGAGAGAAACTGGAATAAGCTGTGGATTGCAAGCcaatgtaacaaaaataaataggtttatttttgtgtatatatttgccAGTAATTAACCAGTGTCGCGGTGGGCtgtagtatatataatatatactataagGTAATATAACTTaagctgtaatgtttttttttacatttacatttatgtgatttggcagatgcccttatccagagcgatgtacaaaagtgcttaagtctttATTATTGGATACATTAAGGTTGGATTATTGGATACACTAAGTTACAtaacatgagtctaaaacatgtgtttcatgaataagtaggtcttcaaccgttgtttgaaaatagccaatGATTCAGCTGTCCGAGTTACAttgatctcatttatacagctgagcaattaagggttaagggccttgttcaggggcccctAGGAGTGACATCATTGTAGCTCTGGGATTCATGACCTCCTGATAAATAATCCCAACACCTGAACACCACTGAGCTCCCAGGTCCCAGGTTTTTCACAGTGTTGAGTACCTGATTGGTATGGTTGGTTTCTTGCGTCTAAAATTTGTCTGGAAGATGAATCCCTccaatatatgtgtgtgaatccgtgtgtatatgtctatgtatgtgtatatgtgtgtgtatatgtatgtgtgtgtgtgtgtgtgtgtgtgtgtgtgtgtgtgtgtgtgtgtgtatgtgtgtatacaatatgtatgtgtgtgtaggttttcACAGTGTTTTTGAGTACCTGATTGGTATGGCTGGTTTCTTGCGTCCAAAATTTGTCTGGAAGATGAATCCCTCCAaggcaataaaaacaaactggGCAAAAGTAACAATGTTTCCGCATCCTGGGAAATCTCTAAACAAATAGAAAAGTAAGTCAGGTTAAGATTCATTTCGTAGGTCAGTAACCTGATATATGATCTGATAGAACAGATAGCattgttattaaatatatacCCATTACAAAGCACACAGATAACGTATAAAGCCACAGTTGATGATGTAAATAAGCAGAAGTTTCACAAACCTCACCAAAACTtccaaaaacacaacattaCTGCAGCAGCCCACAAACACCAAAGCCACTGCAAACACCGTGTTCATCTTCAGACGCGTTAAAGACTCTTGTACAAAGGGGTGAAAACGTCAACACAAAAACTACACTAATCCTAGTGTCATGCTGTCATAAAAAAACGCTTAATCTAGTCAATGAGAGCAAAGACTGTCAATGGACGCGTTCATTTTAGGTTCGCGTTCAAGATATTATGGATGTTGTAGTCCATATCGTCGTCTTTTCCCGTTCAC includes the following:
- the slc35b4 gene encoding UDP-xylose and UDP-N-acetylglucosamine transporter, with product MNTVFAVALVFVGCCSNVVFLEVLVRDFPGCGNIVTFAQFVFIALEGFIFQTNFGRKKPAIPIRNYVIMVTMFFTVSVINNYALNFSIAMPLHMIFRSGSLIANMILGIIILKKRYSSSKYLSIFLVSVGIFICTIMSAKQVSAEKAATQEEGMYIFLHWLLGIGMLTFALIMSALMGIFQETLYKQYGKHSKEALFYNHCLPLPGFLLLSTDIYRHAVLFSQTTPVEIPVIGQSVPVMWLHLGMNVITQYICIRGVFILTTECTSLTVTLVVTLRKFLSLIISILYFRNPFTAWHWVGTAVVFMGTLLYTEVLPSIHRAVKREKPSMKTE